A window of the Dyadobacter pollutisoli genome harbors these coding sequences:
- a CDS encoding RagB/SusD family nutrient uptake outer membrane protein yields the protein MKSILIKAGLLSVFLLTQFSCENVLEEYNPSGLTSETVYTTPEGFETLVNAAYSYQRWWYGKEEGYNISETGTDIWTSGAGEVYRDLTQYLNLQGSNAALTSEWREFYAAINLCNGGINRIEQAGLSATLRPVREGELRFLRAFYYWHIVETWGGVHFTTTETNGIVTTANKTPVETFYNQIFEDLKIAVNNLPATQPQYGRVTKGAAQAFLARMYLTRGMNKEALEMAEAVLNGGYGYKLEDNFANLWKMSNQKSKEVIYAVDYSANLALNDLANTTFNPYGHGRGSNNAHLLFLMKYDDRPGMVRDLPNGRPFNRYMPSRFLLDLYSEDDARYEGSFIEAWYANTIPSSLPAGMSLGDTAVYCTRREIADAVEKTKKYQTNDRSKIYLADGTVKDNLRYPTLSKFMDPTRASLNEAQSARDVFVIRLAEVYLVAAEAAMQLSNLPKAAEYINVLRSRAAKTGKLAVMLIKPADVSLDFILDERARELAGEQLRWFDLKRTGKLVERIKKYNPDNAVNIQEHHMVRPIPQTQLDAVVNKSEFKQNAGYQ from the coding sequence ATGAAATCAATACTTATCAAAGCGGGGTTACTGAGTGTGTTCCTGCTGACGCAATTCTCTTGTGAAAATGTGCTGGAAGAATATAATCCGTCGGGACTGACATCGGAAACGGTATATACGACGCCCGAGGGTTTTGAGACCCTGGTGAATGCCGCTTACTCGTACCAGAGGTGGTGGTATGGTAAGGAAGAAGGGTACAACATCTCCGAAACCGGTACCGACATCTGGACAAGCGGGGCCGGGGAGGTGTACCGTGACCTGACCCAGTACCTGAACCTTCAAGGCAGTAATGCGGCCCTGACCAGCGAATGGAGGGAGTTTTATGCGGCTATTAATTTGTGTAACGGTGGTATCAACAGGATTGAGCAGGCGGGCCTTTCCGCAACATTGCGGCCTGTGCGTGAAGGAGAGCTGCGGTTCTTAAGAGCATTCTATTACTGGCACATTGTGGAGACCTGGGGTGGCGTACATTTTACCACAACAGAAACCAACGGGATCGTGACGACTGCCAACAAAACGCCGGTTGAAACCTTCTATAACCAGATTTTTGAAGACCTGAAAATCGCTGTAAACAATCTCCCGGCCACTCAGCCGCAGTACGGCCGCGTAACCAAAGGCGCAGCACAGGCGTTTCTGGCCCGGATGTATCTGACCCGTGGCATGAACAAGGAAGCCCTTGAAATGGCAGAAGCCGTCTTAAATGGCGGTTACGGTTATAAACTGGAAGACAATTTTGCCAATCTTTGGAAAATGTCCAATCAGAAATCAAAAGAGGTTATCTATGCAGTTGATTATTCAGCTAACCTGGCTTTGAATGACCTGGCCAATACCACATTTAACCCTTATGGTCACGGTCGCGGAAGTAACAATGCGCACTTGTTGTTCCTGATGAAATACGATGACCGGCCAGGTATGGTGAGGGACCTGCCGAATGGACGGCCATTTAATCGCTACATGCCTTCCAGGTTCCTGCTGGACCTTTACTCTGAGGATGACGCCCGGTACGAAGGCAGTTTTATCGAAGCCTGGTATGCCAACACGATTCCGTCGTCATTGCCTGCGGGAATGAGCCTGGGCGATACCGCTGTGTACTGTACCAGGAGGGAGATTGCGGATGCCGTTGAAAAAACGAAAAAGTACCAGACCAACGACCGCAGCAAGATATATCTCGCGGACGGAACCGTTAAGGACAATCTGCGGTATCCGACACTCTCCAAGTTTATGGACCCGACGCGTGCGAGCCTGAACGAGGCACAGAGCGCCAGGGATGTGTTTGTGATCAGACTGGCAGAAGTGTATCTTGTAGCTGCGGAGGCGGCGATGCAGCTGAGTAACCTGCCCAAAGCCGCCGAGTATATTAATGTGCTCAGAAGCAGGGCTGCTAAGACCGGGAAGTTGGCGGTGATGCTGATCAAACCTGCGGATGTGTCACTGGACTTCATTCTCGACGAACGTGCCCGCGAATTGGCTGGTGAGCAATTGCGCTGGTTTGACCTGAAACGGACTGGGAAACTGGTGGAACGTATTAAAAAATACAATCCCGATAATGCCGTCAACATTCAGGAGCATCACATGGTACGGCCCATTCCGCAGACGCAACTGGATGCGGTCGTAAACAAATCAGAATTTAAGCAAAATGCAGGTTATCAATAG
- a CDS encoding glycoside hydrolase family 28 protein has protein sequence MTFKTRFVKIALATFGFFNAEAQNPAEYSWTNLPKIQQPVFNKDTVRITTFGAVPDGHTLNTQAINRAIDACSRKGGGVVLVSPGLWITGPIAMKSNVNLHLSEAATLLFTTDKSQYAITEGFYEGKSAARNQSPISGINLENVAITGKGIVDGNGDVWRAVHRSQLTESRWKEKIESGGVLKDDGKTWYPSEQFKKASVENKSMLLTPGKSPKDFEDIKDFLRPNLIVFNNCKKVLLEGVTFQNSAAWCIHPLMCQDLTIRNVRVKNPEYAHNGDGMDIESCKNFLIEGCTLDVGDDAICIKSGKDEEGRKRGIPTENGVIRNNIVYNGHGGFVVGSEMSGGARNIFVQNCTFMGTDKGLRFKSVRGRGGVVEKIYAKDIYMKDIAQEAIFFDLYYFVKFATDGERDMRPVVNEGTPVFRDMQFENIVCNGATKGVFVRGLPEMPVSNIRMENMVLSADTGIELTDSDQIRFKNVKLITQKTKPVVFIENSSKISFDGLQYNDHSETLISVNGERSQDISLQNTDLSKAQKAKEFLKGAQEKSLIIHSGK, from the coding sequence ATGACTTTCAAGACACGATTTGTAAAAATTGCCCTCGCCACTTTTGGGTTTTTCAATGCAGAAGCGCAGAACCCAGCGGAATACAGCTGGACAAACCTTCCAAAAATTCAGCAGCCTGTGTTTAACAAGGATACAGTCCGCATCACCACTTTTGGAGCTGTACCTGATGGCCATACATTGAACACCCAGGCGATCAACCGGGCTATTGACGCATGCAGCAGGAAGGGTGGAGGGGTGGTACTCGTGTCGCCTGGCTTGTGGATCACCGGGCCAATCGCCATGAAAAGCAACGTGAACCTACACCTGAGCGAGGCGGCTACATTGCTTTTTACAACTGATAAATCCCAATACGCCATCACAGAGGGCTTTTATGAAGGCAAAAGTGCAGCGCGCAATCAGTCTCCGATTTCGGGTATTAACCTCGAAAATGTGGCGATCACCGGCAAAGGGATTGTTGATGGTAATGGTGATGTGTGGAGGGCTGTCCACAGAAGCCAGCTTACGGAAAGCCGATGGAAGGAAAAGATTGAATCTGGCGGTGTGCTGAAAGACGATGGTAAAACCTGGTATCCCAGCGAGCAGTTCAAAAAGGCGAGTGTTGAAAACAAAAGTATGCTCCTTACCCCCGGCAAATCGCCAAAGGATTTTGAAGATATTAAGGATTTTCTACGTCCGAACCTGATCGTTTTTAACAATTGTAAAAAAGTGCTTTTGGAAGGTGTGACATTTCAGAACTCCGCTGCGTGGTGCATTCATCCACTGATGTGCCAGGACCTGACGATTAGGAATGTAAGGGTCAAAAACCCGGAGTATGCCCATAACGGCGACGGAATGGACATTGAATCCTGTAAAAACTTTCTGATCGAGGGCTGTACCTTGGATGTGGGTGATGACGCGATCTGCATCAAATCCGGTAAGGACGAGGAAGGCAGAAAGCGCGGTATTCCTACTGAAAATGGCGTTATCAGGAATAACATCGTTTACAATGGTCACGGCGGGTTTGTGGTAGGCAGTGAAATGAGTGGTGGTGCGCGCAATATTTTTGTTCAGAACTGCACGTTCATGGGTACCGATAAGGGACTGCGTTTCAAGTCGGTACGTGGCAGGGGAGGCGTCGTAGAGAAGATCTATGCAAAGGACATTTATATGAAGGACATTGCGCAGGAAGCCATCTTTTTTGATCTGTATTATTTTGTCAAATTTGCTACTGATGGTGAACGTGATATGCGGCCTGTAGTCAATGAAGGCACACCGGTTTTTCGCGACATGCAATTTGAAAATATTGTCTGCAACGGTGCTACCAAAGGTGTTTTTGTACGCGGACTTCCCGAGATGCCTGTCAGTAATATCAGAATGGAAAATATGGTGCTTTCGGCTGATACCGGTATCGAACTGACGGATTCGGACCAGATCCGGTTTAAGAATGTGAAGCTGATCACACAGAAAACCAAACCAGTCGTTTTTATTGAAAACAGCAGTAAGATCAGCTTTGATGGCCTCCAGTACAATGATCACAGCGAGACGCTTATTTCGGTGAACGGTGAGCGCAGTCAGGACATTAGTTTGCAGAACACGGATCTGTCGAAGGCGCAAAAAGCGAAGGAGTTTTTGAAAGGAGCGCAGGAAAAAAGCCTGATCATTCATTCGGGAAAGTAG
- a CDS encoding LytR/AlgR family response regulator transcription factor, with protein MLTCVIIDDEPLAREVVEGHLKRLDFIGPVHSFGNSRDAQSFLQAHDADVLFLDIEMPETTGIEFLKSLEQPPLTIFTTAYRDYAFEGFELGVIDFLLKPISFSRFTQAIEKVRDFLALKEQNTNIEDTAVDEMQKSVFVKSGVQRIKLNFDDVTHIQGLKDYAIIYTFTEKIVMKGSIKAMLDIFPKTGFVRVHKSFIVSFAKITKIDRNRIVLNGHQIPIGRNYKEEIETRFFL; from the coding sequence ATGCTAACATGCGTAATCATCGACGACGAGCCGCTTGCCCGTGAGGTAGTGGAGGGACATTTGAAAAGATTGGATTTCATCGGGCCTGTTCATTCGTTCGGCAACAGTCGTGACGCGCAGTCTTTTTTACAGGCACACGATGCAGACGTTCTTTTTCTGGACATTGAAATGCCCGAAACGACTGGAATAGAATTTCTAAAATCACTGGAACAACCGCCCCTGACTATTTTCACAACCGCCTATCGCGATTATGCTTTCGAGGGTTTTGAGCTGGGTGTGATTGATTTTTTACTTAAACCGATCTCATTCAGCCGCTTCACCCAGGCCATTGAAAAAGTTCGGGATTTTCTGGCCCTCAAAGAACAGAACACCAACATTGAAGATACGGCGGTTGACGAAATGCAGAAGTCGGTTTTTGTGAAAAGCGGCGTGCAGCGGATCAAACTGAACTTTGACGACGTAACCCACATTCAGGGCCTGAAAGATTACGCGATCATTTATACATTCACCGAAAAAATTGTCATGAAGGGCTCCATCAAGGCAATGCTTGACATTTTTCCAAAAACCGGTTTCGTCAGGGTACACAAATCGTTCATTGTATCTTTTGCCAAAATCACCAAAATCGATAGAAACCGTATTGTTTTAAATGGCCATCAGATTCCTATCGGAAGGAATTATAAAGAAGAAATTGAAACACGGTTTTTCCTCTAA